AAGCGTCATTGGCGCAACACTGCAATCTAAATACACCTGGCTAACCAATGAAGTAGTCAATATTTTCAATACATTAATCGGTGCGGGAGCAGCAATACTACTTGCTTGGATCTGGACAAGTACCTTTGCCTAATTATTTTCCTGATTTCTCTGGACATTTAAAAGTACTTTCAGGCAACGCACTTGTGGTGTTGTTGCTGTAGCGCTATGCCATAAATCAGACAAGCAATTAACCCTTTGCCAAAAAATGCCAGCTACAATACTAAATTATTTTATGTAAAGAATTACTGGCTTCTGAGGTTGACGCTGTACATTTTAAAGTTTATAAAAATTTAGCTGTTTTTACTGGTTTAATTCATGGAATCTTTATCATTTTTGACAGTCAACGACCAGCCAATTACTATTGACAAGGCAGTAAAATATCTGCAAGCCTCTGGAAAATTAGCACAATTCATTGGTGATATTCTTCGTCAGCACGTCATCGAGCAAGAAATACAAACCCGAGACGATATTGAAATCAGCCCAGCTTTAACAGAACAGGCAATTATCGACTTTCGCCTTAACAACAAACTTACTGAACCCCAAACTTTTCAAGAATGGTTAAAGAGTAATGGCACAGATTACACGACATTTCACACATCAGTTGCTTTTAGCTTTAAATTAGAAAAACTCAAAGCTTTAGTGACAGAACCAAAACTTCCAGAATATTTTATTGAACGTAAGATTTTCCTGGATCGGGTGATTCTCTCTCGGCTCGTTGTTAAGAATCGAGAACTCAGTGAAGAACTACAAACCCAAATCGAAGAAGGAGGTAACTTTGAACAACTAGCTAGAGAGTATTCAGTAGCAGATGACCGAATTGTCAACGGCATGATGGGGCCCATCAGCCGAGGAACAATGCCAGATAAACTCAGAGCTGCTATTGATGCGGCAAGCCCTGGACAACTGGTAGGGCCAATAGAAATCGAAGGAAGTTATGGTTTGTTTCGAGTAGAACAATTTGTGCCAGCTTCTTTAGAAGATACTCAACTCAAGCAAGCATTACAAAATGAATTATTTGAAAAATGGCTAGCCCAGAAAATTCAAAAGCTGACAGTCAAACTACAAGTGAGCTAAAACTTCTGGATAATGAATCTCTACAAGTAAACGTGGTAGCTTGCGTGCCTTGGGATCAGCCGCCTCTATGCTGGCTGACTCCCCAACAACAAACTCACTTACAAAATCAGTGTCAAACCCGTCAGTATCGTCTGGGAGAAAAAATCTGGTCGAGTGAAGTCGGAGGTTACCAATTCTTCATTGTTACTGGTAAAGTCCGCTTGCGGAGTCAAGCCCGCAATCTTGGCGAGCAAGATGTCGGCAAACCTTTGGCAGCCTTACAGGCAGGAGATTGGTTTGGCGACTTACAAAAACTTTCTGTAGAGTATAAAGCTGTAGCTGCCAGCAAAGAAGTAGTAGTAGTGTGTTGGGATACAGCATTATTAACAGAAGTTTCTACACCGGAAATGGAGGGGTTTTGGCAAACCTCTTCTGAGGATGGGGGGAGCAGGGGAGCAGGGGAGCAGGGAAGCAGGGGAGCAGGGGAGAAGTTATTGCTAGATTCTCCCCATCGCCCCATCTCCTCATCTCCCTCATCTCCCTCATCTCCCTCATCCCCCTCATCCCCCTCATCTCCCTCATCTCCCTCATCCCCCTCATCTCCCTCATCTGTAATATCGGGTTATCCTTTTGTCTATAGCTGGAATACAGCTGCTGCCTGTTTAACAATGGCGTCCCAACAGTTGGAAAATCCTGTGAAACTGGAATGGGTACAACGCCAACTCAGGGGAGAACGCCCAAAACAAGTTATAGAAGCAGCAGAAAAGTTAGGGTTGGTTTTGCGCCAGTTGCAAGTGACTTGGCTTGATTTGCGACAGT
Above is a window of Nostoc sp. UHCC 0702 DNA encoding:
- a CDS encoding peptidylprolyl isomerase, producing MESLSFLTVNDQPITIDKAVKYLQASGKLAQFIGDILRQHVIEQEIQTRDDIEISPALTEQAIIDFRLNNKLTEPQTFQEWLKSNGTDYTTFHTSVAFSFKLEKLKALVTEPKLPEYFIERKIFLDRVILSRLVVKNRELSEELQTQIEEGGNFEQLAREYSVADDRIVNGMMGPISRGTMPDKLRAAIDAASPGQLVGPIEIEGSYGLFRVEQFVPASLEDTQLKQALQNELFEKWLAQKIQKLTVKLQVS